A region from the Fundulus heteroclitus isolate FHET01 chromosome 22, MU-UCD_Fhet_4.1, whole genome shotgun sequence genome encodes:
- the emx2 gene encoding homeobox protein EMX2 produces the protein MFQPAPKRCFTIESLVAKDNPVPVSRSEEPIRPAALSYANSGQMNPFLNGFHSGGRGVYSNPDLVFAEAVSHPPNSAVSVHPVAPPHALAAHPLSSSHSPHPLFASQQRDPSTFYPWLLHRYRYLGHRFQGNETSPESFLLHNALARKPKRIRTAFSPSQLLRLEHAFEKNHYVVGAERKQLAHSLSLTETQVKVWFQNRRTKFKRQKLEEEGSESQQKKKGSHHINRWRLATKQASPEEIDVTSDD, from the exons ATGTTTCAACCCGCACCCAAGAGGTGTTTTACGATAGAGTCGCTAGTGGCGAAGGATAACCCCGTACCGGTGTCCCGCTCCGAGGAGCCTATCAGGCCGGCGGCTCTCAGCTATGCAAACTCCGGCCAGATGAACCCGTTCCTGAACGGCTTCCACTCCGGCGGCAGGGGCGTCTACTCGAACCCGGACTTGGTGTTTGCAGAGGCGGTCTCTCACCCGCCGAACTCCGCCGTCTCGGTGCACCCGGTGGCCCCGCCGCACGCGCTGGCCGCTCACCCGCTCTCCTCCTCCCACAGTCCGCACCCGCTGTTCGCCAGCCAGCAAAGGGACCCGTCCACCTTCTACCCCTGGTTATTACACAGATATAGGTACCTGGGCCACAGGTTTCAGG GCAACGAAACGAGTCCAGAGAGCTTCCTTTTGCACAACGCGCTGGCCAGAAAGCCCAAAAGAATCCGGACAGCGTTCTCGCCCTCGCAGCTCCTGCGGCTCGAACACGCGTTCGAGAAAAACCATTATGTGGTGGGAGCGGAGAGGAAGCAGCTCGCCCACAGCCTTAGCCTCACAGAAACTCAG GTAAAAGTGTGGTTCCAGAACCGGAGGACGAAGTTCAAGCGGCAGAAGTTGGAGGAGGAAGGCTCGGAGtcgcagcagaagaagaagggcTCGCATCACATAAACCGCTGGAGACTGGCGACCAAACAGGCGAGCCCGGAGGAAATTGATGTCACTTCGGACGATTAA